A genomic segment from Pseudosulfitobacter sp. DSM 107133 encodes:
- a CDS encoding DUF4169 family protein, producing the protein MVTPVNLNKARKAKARATKSARADENAVKFGRTKAQKDSARKEADRAVRALDNHKRES; encoded by the coding sequence GTGGTCACGCCGGTAAACCTGAACAAGGCCCGCAAGGCCAAAGCCCGCGCCACCAAATCCGCGCGGGCAGATGAAAATGCGGTGAAATTCGGGCGCACCAAGGCGCAGAAAGACAGCGCGCGCAAAGAGGCCGACAGGGCCGTGCGCGCGCTGGACAACCACAAACGCGAGTCATGA
- a CDS encoding Hint domain-containing protein produces MAEQTINIISANNVSVIRDHGQKPIDSSILNEAQNGDAFSWRVPHDLSFTFSSTTTGITFDDADGVLGDDPYSGSNVVDQRLTQPVTIDGTTYTPNSETVRWQTPAPVTVENEYEVTLYDDVGNQYRMVGVSITQGYSTRVVGVTFDGAFPPPGTTLHYIQGVSTYAGTGQTLALPSAPVCFLAGTLIETPDGPQAIEILRVGMQVMTLDGGAQDIRWIGRNAVCGLGNLAPICIRAGALENRRDLFVSPNHRILLRSGMAELSFGEGDVLVPAKALVNGTTIVRMPMLRADYLHLMLEEHDLVFSEGIATETLFAGNVTLSVLGAEAMAELNLIFPDFRDLHHSTSHMGLTLHEAHYLRSVSCSGVQAVPLDAG; encoded by the coding sequence ATGGCTGAGCAGACGATCAATATCATCTCTGCAAACAACGTGAGCGTGATACGCGATCACGGGCAGAAACCTATAGACAGCAGTATCCTCAACGAAGCCCAGAACGGCGACGCATTTTCGTGGCGCGTGCCGCATGATCTCAGCTTTACCTTCTCATCGACAACAACAGGTATCACCTTTGACGATGCCGACGGCGTGCTGGGCGACGATCCCTATTCTGGGTCGAACGTTGTCGACCAAAGACTGACCCAACCGGTGACGATTGACGGCACCACCTATACCCCCAACTCTGAAACGGTGCGCTGGCAAACGCCGGCACCTGTGACCGTCGAAAACGAATACGAGGTGACACTCTACGATGATGTCGGCAACCAGTATCGCATGGTCGGGGTTTCGATCACGCAGGGGTATTCAACCCGCGTCGTCGGCGTGACCTTTGACGGTGCATTCCCGCCGCCCGGCACCACCTTGCATTACATTCAGGGCGTGTCGACCTATGCCGGAACCGGTCAGACGCTGGCACTTCCCAGCGCACCTGTGTGTTTTCTGGCGGGCACCCTGATCGAAACACCGGACGGGCCGCAAGCCATCGAGATCTTGAGGGTGGGTATGCAGGTGATGACGCTGGACGGTGGCGCGCAAGACATTCGCTGGATCGGCAGGAACGCGGTCTGCGGTCTGGGTAATCTGGCCCCGATCTGCATCAGGGCGGGTGCGCTGGAGAACCGGCGCGACCTGTTTGTATCTCCGAACCATCGTATTCTGCTGCGTTCGGGCATGGCCGAGCTGAGCTTTGGCGAGGGTGATGTTCTGGTGCCTGCCAAGGCGCTGGTGAATGGGACAACGATTGTGCGTATGCCAATGCTGCGCGCCGACTATCTGCACCTGATGCTAGAGGAACATGATCTGGTGTTTTCCGAAGGCATCGCCACGGAAACCCTGTTTGCGGGCAATGTCACCCTTAGTGTTCTGGGCGCTGAAGCGATGGCAGAGTTGAACCTGATTTTCCCCGATTTTCGAGACCTGCACCACAGCACAAGCCACATGGGGTTGACATTGCACGAGGCGCACTATCTGCGCAGCGTTTCCTGTTCCGGCGTCCAGGCGGTTCCTTTGGACGCAGGGTAA
- a CDS encoding sulfurtransferase TusA family protein, with the protein MTDDPHMLDATGLLCPLPVLKARKRLQPLAVGDTLTVQADDPAAVIDMPHFCAEAGHELVSADVDGAVQVFVIRKGR; encoded by the coding sequence ATGACTGATGATCCTCACATGCTGGACGCCACGGGGCTGTTGTGCCCCCTGCCCGTTCTCAAGGCCCGCAAACGCCTGCAACCGCTGGCCGTGGGCGATACGCTGACCGTACAGGCGGACGACCCTGCCGCCGTGATCGACATGCCGCATTTCTGCGCCGAGGCGGGGCATGAACTGGTGTCGGCAGATGTTGACGGTGCGGTGCAGGTCTTTGTCATCCGCAAGGGGCGTTAA
- a CDS encoding cytochrome P450 has product MIQPPKPPSRPDKVSLWRYVRLFRRDLLSAQPARLYRAWMAEFRTPFFRSYLLNQPDLVDLVLKERPDDFPKSDRISEGLRPLLGNSVFLTNGETWKRQRRIIDPAFEGGRLRDTFAAMWDAAEAAATRLDKRAGQVVEIEAETSHAAADVIFRTLFSIPIEHEVATEVFDEFRRYQRGQPILNLAAFIPLPRWMPRLHRKSTRASATRIRDLITRLTRDRMAAITAGTAPDDLATKIMTTADPQTGETFDTEEMVDQVAIFFLAGHETSASALAWALYLMALYPEWQDRLAAEAQVLERADFAVMSKLRLSRDVFRETLRLYPPVPMMVREAACPEQFRDRDVPRGSQLVLSPWHLHRHERLWDRPDDFDPDRWHTENGKTCARNAYMPFSAGARVCTGAGFAMVEGPLILSRILRDFRVTLTDAPPPVPVAHLTVRSQGGIALILTRR; this is encoded by the coding sequence ATGATCCAACCACCCAAACCCCCGAGCCGACCGGACAAGGTTTCGCTGTGGCGCTATGTGCGCCTGTTCCGGCGTGACCTGCTGTCGGCACAGCCCGCACGCCTGTACCGCGCCTGGATGGCTGAATTTCGCACGCCCTTCTTCCGGTCCTATCTGTTAAACCAGCCCGATCTGGTTGATCTGGTGCTGAAAGAACGCCCCGATGATTTCCCCAAGTCCGACCGCATCAGCGAAGGGTTGCGCCCGCTCTTGGGCAATTCGGTGTTCCTGACCAATGGCGAAACATGGAAACGCCAGCGCCGCATCATCGACCCCGCGTTTGAGGGCGGCCGGCTGCGCGATACATTCGCCGCCATGTGGGACGCCGCCGAGGCTGCGGCCACGCGTTTGGACAAGCGCGCAGGGCAAGTGGTCGAGATCGAGGCCGAGACCAGTCACGCCGCCGCCGACGTGATCTTTCGCACGCTGTTTTCGATCCCCATCGAACACGAAGTCGCCACAGAGGTCTTTGACGAGTTCCGCCGCTACCAGCGCGGCCAGCCGATCCTGAATCTGGCGGCTTTCATACCGCTGCCGCGCTGGATGCCGCGTCTGCACCGCAAATCCACGCGTGCCAGTGCGACGCGCATCCGCGATCTGATCACACGACTGACCCGTGACCGGATGGCGGCGATCACGGCAGGGACGGCCCCCGACGATCTGGCGACCAAGATCATGACCACCGCCGATCCGCAAACCGGCGAGACCTTTGACACCGAAGAAATGGTCGACCAAGTGGCGATCTTCTTCCTTGCAGGCCATGAAACCAGCGCTTCGGCGCTGGCTTGGGCGCTGTACCTGATGGCGCTGTATCCCGAATGGCAGGACCGGCTGGCCGCCGAGGCACAGGTGCTGGAACGCGCCGATTTCGCCGTTATGTCCAAACTGCGCCTGTCGCGGGACGTGTTTCGCGAAACCCTGCGCCTGTACCCGCCCGTGCCGATGATGGTGCGCGAGGCCGCATGCCCCGAACAGTTCCGCGACCGCGATGTGCCCAGGGGCAGCCAGCTTGTGCTCAGCCCCTGGCACCTGCACCGGCACGAACGGCTGTGGGACCGGCCCGATGACTTCGACCCTGACCGCTGGCACACCGAGAATGGCAAGACCTGCGCGCGCAATGCCTATATGCCTTTTTCTGCAGGTGCGCGTGTGTGCACCGGTGCGGGCTTTGCCATGGTGGAAGGGCCGCTGATCCTGTCGCGCATCCTGCGGGATTTTCGTGTCACGCTGACCGATGCACCGCCACCGGTGCCGGTCGCGCACCTGACTGTGCGCTCGCAGGGGGGTATTGCGCTGATACTGACCCGCCGCTGA
- a CDS encoding cytochrome c biogenesis protein CcdA produces MYGIEIIDAALLPAMLVALVAGIFSFLSPCVLPIVPPYLAYMSGVTLNDMDSVASGRRRAVVAALFFVMGLSTVFLLLGFTASAFGAFFLQNQALFSKISGVVVIVFGLHFLGVFRIPFLDQEARLDVGDRGGSSFGAYVLGLAFAFGWTPCIGPQLGAILSLAASEASVARGTVLLGVYAAGLGIPFLLAAMFITRAMGLMNRIKRHMKLIERIMGGLLVVVGLALVTGAFTWFSFWLLETFPVLSTLG; encoded by the coding sequence ATGTACGGAATAGAGATCATCGACGCAGCCCTGCTGCCCGCCATGCTGGTTGCCCTTGTGGCCGGTATTTTCAGCTTTCTGTCGCCTTGTGTGCTGCCCATAGTGCCACCCTATCTGGCCTATATGAGCGGTGTGACCCTGAACGATATGGACAGCGTTGCATCGGGTCGGCGGCGTGCGGTGGTGGCGGCACTGTTCTTTGTCATGGGCCTCAGCACGGTGTTCCTGCTGCTGGGGTTCACCGCTTCGGCCTTTGGCGCGTTCTTCCTGCAAAATCAGGCGCTGTTTTCCAAGATTTCAGGCGTCGTGGTGATCGTTTTTGGCCTGCATTTTCTGGGTGTCTTCCGCATCCCCTTTCTGGACCAGGAGGCGAGGCTGGATGTGGGCGACCGGGGTGGGTCGTCCTTTGGTGCCTATGTGCTGGGGCTGGCCTTTGCCTTTGGCTGGACGCCTTGCATCGGCCCGCAACTGGGCGCGATCCTGTCGCTGGCCGCCTCCGAGGCGTCGGTGGCCCGTGGCACTGTTCTGCTGGGCGTCTATGCGGCGGGCTTGGGCATTCCGTTCCTGCTGGCCGCGATGTTTATCACGCGTGCCATGGGGCTGATGAACCGCATCAAGCGCCACATGAAACTGATCGAGCGGATCATGGGCGGGTTGTTGGTCGTCGTCGGTCTGGCCCTGGTCACCGGCGCGTTTACCTGGTTCAGCTTCTGGCTGCTGGAAACCTTTCCCGTTCTCAGCACTTTGGGCTGA
- a CDS encoding ribbon-helix-helix domain-containing protein: MSGRPVKRSLTLHGHRTSVSLEEAFWRAFRDIAATRGQPINALAAEIDDARDPDVGLASSIRLFVFHELTGR, from the coding sequence ATGAGCGGGCGGCCCGTCAAACGGTCGCTGACCCTGCACGGGCACCGCACGTCGGTATCACTGGAAGAGGCGTTCTGGCGGGCGTTCCGCGATATTGCCGCGACGCGGGGCCAGCCGATCAATGCGCTGGCGGCCGAGATTGACGATGCACGCGACCCGGATGTGGGGCTTGCCTCGTCGATACGCCTCTTTGTCTTCCACGAATTAACCGGACGTTAA
- a CDS encoding ribonuclease E/G, translating into MPKKMLIDATHAEETRVVVVDGNKVEEFDFESENKRQLAGNIYLAKVTRVEPSLQAAFVDYGGNRHGFLAFTEIHPDYYQIPIADREALMEEERAYAEAQRAKDEDDDKPKRSSRSRSRSRSSTKAEDTNSDDAVTSSDDVGGMETIDLSDDADAVDEGSSPMETVRETPVETPAADEDQSHDDDDDNAGDEDTAADAADKDDSIESVADEDDSEDIRPARKPRAKRYKIQEVIKVRQILLVQVVKEERGNKGAALTTYLSLAGRYCVLMPNTARGGGISRKITNAVDRKKLKEIANEIEVPRGAGLIVRTAGAKRTKAEIKRDYEYLQRMWEQIRELTLKSIAPAKIYEEGDLIKRSIRDLYNRDIDEVFVEGERGYRIAKDFMKMIMPSHAKNVKRYEDSLPLFARYQVESYLAGMFNPTVQLPSGGYIVIGVTEALVAIDVNSGRATKEGSIEQTATKTNLEAAAEVARQLRLRDLAGLIVIDFIDMDERKNNAAVEKMMKDKLKTDRARIQVGRISGFGLMEMSRQRLRPGMIEATTQPCQACHGTGLIRSDDNLALSILRQIEEEGTRRRSREVLVKCPVGISNFLMNQKREHIAQIEARYGLSVRIEGDPALVSPDFNIEKFKTATRVVTAATQVVSVDTSIMDQIDEADARAAEAAEAADIAAEAAQEAKAAQPAPQSHPAAEVGEDGEPKPKRRRRRRRRRSKSSTGEDQNGENGRDDDDDQDETSDAASTPETKADAPEEGSATKAEESAEAKPKSTRSRSRSSAKKTETAADDSAAEVPAVDAPAEDAEAAAKPKVTRTRSTRTTAAKSATTAKAKTTAKATTAKTTKAKAAETEVTDAETPAPKPKRTRVSAKAKAEAAAAAEAAAQTEAPAGEATPEAPAVAEAPVAEAPAAVAPVAESKPAVTPATDAPAVDVPVAEAQVEQPEAKAEEPAAAPEPTPAPAAEEPAPANEDTPAKPKRKGWWSLGG; encoded by the coding sequence ATGCCAAAGAAAATGCTTATCGATGCCACCCACGCCGAGGAAACGCGCGTTGTGGTGGTCGACGGAAACAAAGTTGAAGAGTTCGATTTTGAATCTGAAAACAAACGCCAGCTTGCTGGCAACATCTATCTCGCCAAGGTAACGCGGGTTGAACCGTCGCTTCAGGCGGCGTTCGTAGATTACGGCGGCAACCGCCACGGTTTCCTTGCGTTCACGGAAATCCATCCTGATTACTATCAGATCCCCATCGCCGACCGCGAGGCGTTGATGGAGGAAGAACGCGCCTATGCCGAAGCGCAGCGCGCCAAGGATGAAGATGACGACAAGCCCAAGCGGTCTTCGCGCTCGCGTTCGCGCAGCCGGTCGTCAACCAAGGCCGAAGACACCAACAGCGATGATGCGGTGACATCTTCCGATGACGTCGGGGGCATGGAAACCATTGACCTCAGCGACGACGCAGATGCAGTGGACGAAGGCTCGTCGCCAATGGAAACCGTGCGCGAAACGCCGGTGGAAACACCTGCGGCGGACGAAGACCAGTCGCATGATGATGACGACGATAATGCGGGCGACGAAGACACTGCTGCCGATGCCGCCGACAAAGACGACAGCATCGAATCTGTCGCCGACGAAGACGACAGCGAAGACATTCGCCCCGCGCGCAAACCCCGCGCCAAACGCTACAAGATTCAGGAAGTGATCAAGGTTCGCCAGATCCTGCTGGTTCAGGTCGTCAAGGAAGAGCGCGGCAACAAGGGTGCAGCGTTGACCACATACCTGTCGCTGGCCGGTCGCTATTGCGTCCTGATGCCCAACACCGCCCGTGGCGGTGGCATCAGCCGCAAGATCACCAACGCCGTTGACCGCAAGAAGCTGAAAGAGATCGCGAACGAGATCGAAGTGCCCCGTGGCGCCGGTTTGATCGTGCGCACCGCCGGTGCCAAACGCACCAAGGCCGAAATCAAACGCGACTATGAATACCTGCAACGTATGTGGGAGCAGATCCGCGAGCTGACGCTGAAATCCATTGCGCCCGCGAAAATCTACGAAGAGGGCGACCTGATCAAACGCTCGATCCGCGATCTGTACAACCGCGACATCGACGAAGTGTTTGTCGAGGGCGAGCGCGGCTATCGCATCGCCAAGGACTTCATGAAAATGATCATGCCGTCCCATGCCAAGAACGTGAAACGCTACGAAGACAGCCTGCCGCTGTTCGCCCGCTATCAGGTCGAAAGCTATCTGGCGGGCATGTTCAACCCCACGGTTCAACTGCCTTCGGGTGGCTATATCGTGATCGGTGTGACCGAAGCGCTGGTGGCGATTGACGTCAACTCGGGCCGTGCCACCAAGGAAGGCTCGATCGAGCAGACCGCGACCAAGACCAACCTTGAGGCCGCCGCCGAAGTGGCGCGCCAGTTGCGTCTGCGCGACCTTGCGGGGCTGATTGTCATCGACTTTATCGACATGGACGAGCGCAAGAACAATGCCGCCGTCGAAAAGATGATGAAGGACAAGCTGAAGACCGACCGCGCGCGCATTCAGGTGGGCCGCATTTCGGGCTTTGGCCTGATGGAAATGTCGCGCCAGCGTCTGCGCCCCGGCATGATCGAGGCGACAACGCAGCCGTGTCAGGCCTGCCACGGCACCGGTCTGATCCGGTCGGACGACAACCTTGCGCTGTCGATCCTGCGCCAGATCGAGGAAGAGGGCACCCGCCGCCGGTCGCGCGAAGTGCTGGTGAAATGCCCTGTCGGCATCTCGAACTTCCTGATGAACCAGAAACGCGAACATATCGCACAGATCGAAGCGCGCTATGGGCTGTCGGTGCGTATCGAGGGTGATCCGGCGTTGGTCAGCCCTGATTTCAACATCGAAAAGTTCAAGACCGCCACGCGCGTTGTGACTGCCGCCACGCAGGTGGTTTCGGTCGACACATCCATCATGGACCAGATCGACGAGGCGGACGCCCGCGCAGCCGAAGCTGCCGAAGCGGCAGACATCGCAGCCGAAGCGGCACAAGAGGCCAAGGCAGCGCAGCCTGCGCCCCAGTCGCATCCCGCCGCAGAAGTGGGTGAAGACGGCGAGCCCAAACCCAAGCGTCGTCGTCGGCGTCGTCGGCGCAGGAGCAAGTCGTCGACAGGCGAGGACCAGAACGGTGAGAACGGTCGTGATGATGATGACGATCAGGACGAGACGTCCGACGCCGCATCGACGCCCGAGACCAAGGCAGATGCTCCAGAGGAAGGTTCTGCGACAAAGGCCGAGGAGAGTGCCGAGGCCAAGCCGAAATCGACACGCAGCCGGTCGCGTTCTTCCGCGAAGAAGACCGAGACAGCTGCTGACGATAGTGCAGCCGAAGTCCCCGCAGTTGATGCACCCGCAGAGGACGCCGAGGCAGCGGCCAAGCCCAAGGTGACGCGCACACGGTCGACCCGCACGACCGCTGCCAAATCTGCAACCACCGCCAAGGCCAAGACGACAGCCAAGGCGACAACTGCAAAGACCACCAAGGCGAAAGCGGCCGAAACCGAAGTCACCGACGCTGAAACGCCCGCGCCAAAGCCCAAGCGCACGCGGGTTTCGGCCAAGGCCAAGGCAGAAGCCGCTGCCGCCGCAGAGGCAGCAGCCCAGACCGAAGCGCCCGCAGGCGAGGCGACGCCCGAAGCGCCCGCAGTCGCTGAGGCGCCCGTTGCCGAAGCTCCGGCGGCTGTGGCTCCGGTTGCTGAGAGCAAGCCGGCAGTGACTCCAGCGACCGATGCCCCGGCAGTTGATGTTCCGGTCGCCGAAGCGCAGGTTGAACAGCCAGAGGCCAAGGCAGAAGAACCCGCGGCGGCACCTGAACCCACGCCTGCACCCGCAGCCGAGGAACCTGCACCTGCGAACGAAGACACCCCCGCCAAGCCCAAGCGCAAGGGCTGGTGGTCTTTGGGTGGCTAG
- a CDS encoding MFS transporter — protein MTNTLQQPRYRWVIVVASALILAISMGAIVNGMSAFIVPMQMQFGWPRGEIALINFAGIMGLALGGLIMGPLADRNGTRPVVMFGVSVLGLCYVAAAFMTSLWQFYLLFFVAGFFGAAAIFPPVMAAVGNWFFVGAGVAIGIASAGQALGQGGVPFVSSFLIKALGISGAFWATGVFMLVTLLPLSLLLRQPPVAGEAQRQASAAEENTLVPTNTVIITMSAAIILCCTCMSTPLMHLVPLIQDCGFAAEQAGSVIFVMLLVAIAGRLAFGKLADMIGAVPAYMTATAWMTALVFGFIYIDSLSMFYVYGIIYGFGYAGVMTGVLVSLRVLIPPSRRASALGIVTMFGWFGHAIGGYQGGALYDLMGNYTAAYAVAAIAGGLNLIIVSTLLRKTRRAQMARA, from the coding sequence ATGACCAATACCCTTCAACAACCCCGCTATCGTTGGGTGATCGTAGTGGCCTCGGCCCTGATCCTTGCCATTTCGATGGGGGCCATTGTGAACGGTATGTCGGCTTTTATCGTGCCCATGCAAATGCAGTTCGGCTGGCCACGCGGGGAGATTGCGCTGATCAATTTCGCGGGCATCATGGGGCTGGCGCTGGGTGGCCTGATCATGGGCCCGCTGGCGGATCGCAACGGCACGCGGCCTGTGGTTATGTTCGGCGTGAGCGTTCTGGGTCTGTGTTATGTGGCGGCGGCGTTCATGACATCCTTGTGGCAGTTCTATCTGTTGTTCTTTGTCGCCGGGTTCTTTGGCGCGGCGGCGATTTTTCCGCCGGTGATGGCCGCGGTTGGCAACTGGTTTTTCGTCGGTGCCGGCGTGGCCATTGGCATTGCCTCGGCGGGGCAGGCCCTGGGACAGGGCGGGGTGCCCTTCGTGTCGTCTTTCTTGATCAAGGCCCTTGGCATCAGCGGCGCTTTTTGGGCCACGGGCGTGTTTATGCTGGTGACCTTGCTGCCGCTCAGCCTTTTGTTGCGCCAGCCGCCTGTTGCCGGCGAGGCCCAGCGTCAGGCCAGCGCCGCCGAAGAAAATACACTTGTGCCGACCAACACCGTCATCATCACCATGAGCGCGGCAATCATCCTGTGTTGTACCTGCATGTCGACACCGCTGATGCATCTTGTTCCGCTTATCCAGGACTGTGGCTTTGCCGCCGAACAGGCGGGCAGCGTGATCTTTGTGATGCTGCTGGTGGCGATTGCGGGCCGTCTTGCCTTTGGCAAACTGGCCGACATGATCGGGGCTGTACCTGCCTATATGACGGCGACGGCGTGGATGACGGCCTTGGTCTTCGGATTTATCTACATCGACAGCCTTAGCATGTTTTACGTTTACGGGATCATCTACGGCTTTGGCTATGCGGGGGTGATGACGGGCGTGCTGGTGTCCTTGCGGGTTCTGATACCGCCGTCGCGGCGCGCCTCGGCATTGGGGATTGTCACGATGTTCGGCTGGTTCGGCCACGCGATTGGCGGCTATCAGGGCGGAGCGCTGTACGATCTGATGGGGAATTATACAGCCGCCTATGCGGTGGCGGCGATTGCGGGGGGTCTGAACCTGATCATCGTCAGCACCCTGTTGCGCAAGACACGCCGCGCGCAGATGGCGCGCGCTTAA
- a CDS encoding fructose bisphosphate aldolase: protein MSKTSDQHVQMNTGAGFIAALDQSGGSTPKALGLYGVDSNDYDSEEAMFDEIQKMRERIILADDFTGKKVIGAILFERTMGESIDGKKVPDYLWENCNVVPFLKIDKGLEDEADGVQMMKPMPTLDATLQAAAKAGIYGTKERSVINTANAGGIEKVVAQQFEVARQVIAAGLVPIIEPEVNIHSESKAEAEDMLKAAILKHLDTLGDSDNVMLKLTIPNVAGLYDDLADHARVVRVVALSGGYSTDVACEKLSQNTKMIASFSRALTEGLQRAMSDAEFNTALGTNIDKIYRASI, encoded by the coding sequence ATGTCCAAGACATCAGACCAACATGTACAAATGAACACAGGCGCTGGTTTTATCGCCGCGCTGGACCAATCTGGCGGTTCGACGCCGAAAGCGTTGGGGCTGTATGGCGTGGATTCCAACGACTATGACAGCGAAGAGGCAATGTTCGACGAAATCCAGAAGATGCGCGAGCGGATCATTCTGGCCGATGATTTCACCGGCAAGAAGGTGATCGGCGCAATTCTGTTTGAACGCACCATGGGCGAAAGCATCGACGGCAAAAAAGTGCCTGACTATCTGTGGGAAAACTGCAATGTGGTGCCCTTTCTGAAGATCGACAAAGGCTTGGAGGACGAGGCGGACGGCGTGCAGATGATGAAGCCGATGCCGACGCTGGACGCGACACTGCAAGCGGCGGCCAAAGCGGGCATTTACGGGACCAAGGAACGTTCAGTCATCAACACAGCCAATGCGGGCGGTATCGAAAAGGTCGTGGCGCAGCAGTTCGAAGTGGCGCGTCAGGTTATCGCGGCCGGTCTGGTGCCGATCATCGAGCCCGAGGTGAATATCCATTCAGAGAGCAAGGCCGAAGCCGAGGACATGCTGAAGGCGGCGATCCTGAAGCATCTGGACACCTTGGGGGACAGCGACAACGTGATGTTGAAACTGACCATTCCGAACGTGGCAGGGCTTTACGATGATCTGGCGGATCATGCGCGCGTCGTGCGGGTTGTGGCGCTGTCGGGCGGGTACAGCACCGATGTGGCTTGCGAGAAGTTGAGCCAGAATACCAAGATGATCGCCAGTTTCAGCCGTGCACTGACCGAAGGATTGCAGCGCGCGATGTCCGATGCCGAATTCAACACGGCACTGGGCACCAACATCGACAAGATCTACCGCGCGTCGATCTGA
- a CDS encoding SulP family inorganic anion transporter, whose translation MKPKILTTLATYDRSQFTDDLIAGVTVAMIALPLSLAIAIASGAAPEKGLVTAIVAGFLISALGGSRVQIGGPTGAFIVVVFGVIAEHGYDGLVLATFMAGIIMLIAGYLRAGNLVAYVPEPVINGFTIGIGIIIATSQLKDLFGLQTAQVPAEFLAKIETLWAARDSTSGVALGIGALTMILIVALRRLAPKFPGLIVAVGATSALVALTALPVDTIYSRFGALPNTLPVPALPEISIARMIELLPSAFVIAFLAGIESLLSAMVADRMIGGHHRPNAEVLAQGFANIGSSLFGGLPATGAIARTATNVRAGGKTPVAGIVHALTILLVMLLVAPLAGYLAMPALAGLLILTAWNMSEPHRWRGYLQERPADRVLLVLTLVLTVFADLTVAIGVGVTVGLALRLRSQGRRDDWTPPDR comes from the coding sequence ATGAAACCAAAGATCCTGACCACGCTTGCCACCTATGACCGCAGCCAATTCACCGATGATCTGATCGCGGGGGTGACCGTGGCAATGATCGCGCTGCCGCTCAGCCTTGCCATCGCCATTGCCTCGGGCGCGGCACCGGAAAAGGGACTGGTCACAGCGATTGTCGCGGGCTTCCTGATTTCGGCGCTTGGCGGCAGCCGTGTCCAGATCGGCGGCCCGACGGGGGCGTTTATCGTTGTCGTCTTCGGAGTGATTGCCGAACATGGCTATGACGGGCTGGTTCTGGCGACCTTTATGGCGGGGATCATCATGTTGATCGCCGGATACCTGAGGGCAGGCAATCTGGTGGCCTATGTCCCCGAACCTGTGATCAACGGGTTCACCATCGGCATCGGCATTATCATTGCCACCAGCCAGTTGAAGGATCTGTTCGGGCTGCAAACCGCGCAGGTGCCGGCCGAGTTTCTGGCCAAGATCGAAACCCTTTGGGCGGCGCGGGACAGCACAAGCGGGGTGGCGCTGGGGATTGGCGCATTAACCATGATCCTGATTGTCGCGCTGCGCCGCCTTGCGCCAAAGTTTCCGGGGTTGATCGTTGCTGTGGGGGCGACATCGGCGCTGGTGGCGTTGACTGCGCTGCCGGTCGACACGATCTATTCGCGGTTTGGCGCTTTGCCCAACACATTGCCGGTGCCTGCGCTGCCCGAAATCAGCATCGCACGGATGATCGAATTGCTGCCGTCCGCCTTTGTCATCGCCTTCCTTGCAGGGATTGAATCGCTGTTGTCCGCGATGGTGGCCGACAGGATGATCGGGGGCCACCACCGACCAAATGCAGAGGTTCTGGCGCAGGGCTTTGCCAATATCGGCTCGTCGCTGTTTGGCGGCCTGCCGGCTACGGGGGCGATTGCGCGCACCGCAACCAATGTGCGCGCCGGTGGCAAAACGCCGGTGGCCGGGATTGTGCATGCGTTGACGATCCTGTTGGTGATGCTGTTGGTTGCCCCATTGGCGGGTTATCTGGCCATGCCGGCACTTGCCGGACTGCTGATCCTGACCGCCTGGAACATGAGCGAACCGCACCGCTGGCGCGGCTATTTGCAAGAACGCCCCGCAGACCGCGTGTTGCTGGTGTTGACGCTTGTGCTGACGGTTTTTGCGGATCTGACCGTGGCGATCGGTGTCGGTGTCACGGTTGGCCTTGCCCTGAGACTGCGCAGTCAGGGGCGACGCGATGACTGGACACCGCCTGATCGTTAG